In Dioscorea cayenensis subsp. rotundata cultivar TDr96_F1 chromosome 13, TDr96_F1_v2_PseudoChromosome.rev07_lg8_w22 25.fasta, whole genome shotgun sequence, the sequence CTAGTTTCTGATTTCAAGCATCATTATGAGAAGGCCGAAGGCGATGGATTGACAACTATGTGCCGGAGAGGGTGAGCAACATCACCACCGCCCGCATGCTTGACAAACTCGGCCGGGGTAAGGAAGCTGCCATGGCAAACACACACAATTCTCACTTCCTCCCCTTTCCGGTACTTGTAGAGAAATCCTTCCACTCTTCGGCCATTTGGCCCGTCTCCTCTGGTAGATACACATGGCATCTCTTCCATCATGCTCCTCTCCATCTCACTGACACCATTTGGCTGCGCATTCCTCCTTAGCAAGTCATCGCCTTCTTGGGCGTTCCTTAGATTCCTCTGGTTTAGACCTGAAGAACAATAGACAGCAATACAACAAATGAGTAGTTTACAATTGAATTGATGTGTAAGCATTCATgttcattgaaaaaaaacagCTCCAAGCTCAAATTAGACAGTAAGAAGAATTgaagtaaatatatttttcaaatttgcatTGATCATATTAGGCAGTGATCTTGCTTTGATGGGAAGAAAATAGTTCGAATATCATGCACATTTGTACATGCTACACATGCACACATTATCGAGGTAAGCAAATGAGAAATCATTTTGCTCAAAACAAGATCAACTTATTTTGTTGACTCTAAGCTTGGTGAGGAGAGaagcttgaatgaatttaaCAAGAAGATTATAACACAAATCATTAATGGAGCAATTCAGTCCTAAATTTGCCATAACTGAACAATATCCTTTTGAGCTATCACTGTTCAACATTGTTCCAATCAGAGGAAAAAAAGTCATACATtgagatttttttccttttatctcCACAACTGATACTTATTGCATTCAAAGTCAAAAGCATTTGCAACAAAGTCATCAATCAGCGgtctttcaaatatatattttggcatCATAAAAGAACTCAAAGATAGACATACCTAAGGGATGGGCATGACTGAAATGAAAATGTTGAGATGGATGTGACATGTGTTATTAGGATTGActgattaaaaaatcaatttatttgaCATAAATTGAGAGTGCATCTATCACTGATAAGTTAAGGAGAGAATCGATCAAAATAGTATGAGCATGTCCTTAAAACACCCCAAATGTTTCCTTAAGAAAGGTAGAAGCTCTCCGAGTGAGAGTTCATGGTACAGAGTAGAAACTTTACATAATGATATAACAGAACCCAGAGCTTCGTTTATCAAATCTTTTTGGGCCCTTGATGGAGTAGATGGAGTAAAACAGAAGGGAAGGATTCATGTAGCTAACCTCAAATGACCAGGACTAATGGCTTGTAATTGTTATTATCGTTGTTACTGCCATAAAAGAACTCAAAGATAACACATTGCTTGCATAATACCAAATGACTAACTTCCATTCAATCACCAAAATTTAAAATCGCAACATTCATTAGCTGTTTCCCAGAAAAGGAAGCTAAGAACATTCAAGATAACACAAGtacaaattacaaatttacaaatcaCATTGAATAAGAGTTGTACTATTCCTAAATCTTTTCCTGTTTCTATTCACTTCCATTGTTTGTTTGCATCAAAATTCAATCAGATTCAATTTCAAATCATCAACCAAACAAAAtctaattgcaaaaaaaaaacagaagacaATACCTTGCAATGTCCTGGCCTCAAAATCCGAGGCGCCGGAGGAACTACTTCCCTGAGAACCAATAGACCCTTGCGAGATCGGTCCGAAGAGTCTCGCCGGCACGACGCCATTCACAACCCCTCCGAGCTCGGCCTCCAACTTCTCCATATCCTCATCCAACCCCTCACCAGAACGGAGCCTTCCGGCCACCGCCACCGATCTCGAGCTCCTCCTTTCCAGCCTCTTCCTCTTCGCTTCCAACCTCTTCAGGCTCTGCatctccttcctcttcctctgctCCTCCTCCACCTCCGTCGGCAACGAGCAAGCCCTCTCAATCGGCCGCGCAACCATGAACTCCTGCTCCCTCGGAAACATCGACACCGCCGCCACAGACGACGAACGGAcaagcttcttctccttcacctCAACGCCGAGACACCCACCAAGAGAAAGCCCAAGGCTAAGCTCAATCTCATCGGACTCTCCACGGGCCGTCTCCGGCGGCTCTTCAAAGCACACACCGCTCCCAAACCGCTGCAAGAGATCTCTAGAATAGCCATGGCTTCTCGACAACACCCTCTCTATCTCCTCCACCGCCTCCGCCTCCATTGCTCCAAAAACACCACAAAGACtcgatttttaatcaaaaagacTCAatctttttcataaattattcaCAAAGATAAGATTTTTATCAAGAAACTTCCCCGGAATTGGACTGAAAAACGCGAAATAGAGAAACGAGGCCATGGAGAAGAGGAAGCTAACGGGTTATCGGGTTGAGCGGAGGATCCAAGAACCCGTTAAGAGATCGCCGGAGCAGCAGGGGAAGGGGAATCAGAAGGAAGACGGAGTTGGACGGAGAGGGAGATACGATTGTTGGGGGGAATGTGAAAAGACAATTATACCCTTCAGTGTCTTCGCGCCACGTCTTATGTTCGCAATGGATGAAAGGCACGTGGCAGTATCAGCTAAGTGTAGCCAGCGCCGAGCCGATCTTAGACCTCGTGATCGGTTTCGAGAACACGTGTCTTAATCTTGTGCGTTCGCCGGCCTCGTAACTCGATTTTGGAGCTTTGGATCTTGACACgtttgttttgatttggttttttccATTTGCATCCCTAAACTATTGGAATAtcatcttaatttttctttatcataTCGTATAAATTCTACATCTATAaacttggtattttttttaaaaaaaaatttgagctCGGCTTCTTAGTTGCCAtgttctctcttttttattacTCGATTTGTTTCTTGGgttgtttatgtatttattattagaaGCACATTACATTTTAAGATGGTTTTCTAACATGGTTTATTGTTTGGTTCTTctgttatatatttgtttttgttcccCATATTtatacctatttttttaataaaagttataatttatctgtttttataaaaaaatttaaactaaattatCATCTTGTgcaaaaaaactctaaaatataaaatttgtgttatttaaaattaaagtataattctctaaacaatctttttatttttaaaatttattttttaattcgtctattttaaattgtaatttttttaatttttaattttaatttagtagTTTCTTAAATTCTAAAACCTAACCTTAAATTCTTCAAAAAGAAAGAGGACTGACATACTTCAAAGTAGTAGAAGACTAGAAGGATtagattataatttaaaaggtgaaataaaaaaataataagttaaaaaattaatgtactatttagaaaataacacctaaaattaatagaattttCATGGAAATGGCAAATATAGAAAAGTAAAGGAAGGTGTTTGGggggaaaaacaaaaagtaaaaatgagaTCGGCTTGGGGAGGGAAGCCGGCTA encodes:
- the LOC120274525 gene encoding ninja-family protein 1, with product MEAEAVEEIERVLSRSHGYSRDLLQRFGSGVCFEEPPETARGESDEIELSLGLSLGGCLGVEVKEKKLVRSSSVAAVSMFPREQEFMVARPIERACSLPTEVEEEQRKRKEMQSLKRLEAKRKRLERRSSRSVAVAGRLRSGEGLDEDMEKLEAELGGVVNGVVPARLFGPISQGSIGSQGSSSSGASDFEARTLQGLNQRNLRNAQEGDDLLRRNAQPNGVSEMERSMMEEMPCVSTRGDGPNGRRVEGFLYKYRKGEEVRIVCVCHGSFLTPAEFVKHAGGGDVAHPLRHIVVNPSPSAFS